A genomic segment from Alteribacillus bidgolensis encodes:
- a CDS encoding MalY/PatB family protein, with translation MDFEKVIDRNKTNSMKWDFVSDRYGSSDLWPMWVADMDFQAPQPVLDAMQEVLNHGIFGYHRRPKSLREATTAWLQKRFDWECDNDQLVFTPGVVPAISHLIQTFTNKDDGVIIQPPVYYPFYALINNNERKLLRNPLKETDNGFTVDLDDLEKKMQDGAKMLLLCSPHNPIGRVWSYEELDSIAKLCEKYSVFVVSDEIHADLVLEGKHIPFAKVAADRNVETITCMAPSKTFNLAALQLSYVVFEKKASQKAYEAHLQRQFVEIDNPFATVAAEAAYREGEAWLEKLLEYVRENVQYVKEYIESNIPEMKVIKPEGTYLVWVDMRNLNMESSKLQSWLREEGKLALSDGHIFGDEGAGFARINVACPRENVDEGLRRLKNAYDNI, from the coding sequence ATGGATTTTGAAAAGGTTATTGATAGAAATAAAACAAATTCTATGAAGTGGGACTTTGTTTCAGATCGTTACGGTTCGAGCGACTTATGGCCGATGTGGGTTGCTGATATGGATTTTCAAGCCCCGCAGCCCGTATTAGATGCGATGCAGGAAGTACTCAATCACGGCATATTCGGTTATCATAGAAGACCGAAATCCTTGAGAGAGGCCACCACAGCCTGGCTACAAAAGCGTTTTGACTGGGAGTGCGACAACGACCAGCTGGTCTTCACTCCCGGAGTAGTACCAGCGATCAGCCACTTAATTCAAACTTTTACAAATAAAGATGATGGAGTCATTATACAACCACCTGTTTATTATCCGTTTTATGCTCTTATTAATAATAATGAACGCAAATTATTGCGCAATCCATTGAAAGAAACTGATAATGGATTTACGGTTGATTTGGACGATTTAGAGAAAAAAATGCAGGACGGCGCAAAAATGTTATTGTTATGCAGTCCCCACAATCCAATAGGAAGAGTATGGTCTTATGAAGAATTAGACAGCATCGCCAAGCTGTGTGAGAAATACAGCGTTTTTGTAGTATCTGATGAAATTCATGCCGACCTTGTCTTAGAAGGAAAACATATACCTTTTGCTAAAGTTGCAGCAGACAGGAATGTAGAAACAATAACGTGCATGGCTCCAAGTAAAACATTTAACCTTGCTGCATTGCAATTGTCTTATGTTGTTTTTGAAAAGAAAGCTTCTCAAAAAGCATATGAAGCTCATTTGCAGCGGCAGTTTGTAGAAATAGACAATCCATTTGCAACAGTGGCTGCCGAAGCAGCTTATCGTGAAGGAGAAGCGTGGCTTGAAAAGCTGCTGGAATATGTTAGAGAAAACGTCCAATATGTGAAAGAATATATAGAATCCAACATTCCAGAAATGAAAGTAATTAAACCTGAAGGAACATATTTGGTCTGGGTGGATATGAGAAATTTAAACATGGAATCCTCTAAGCTGCAATCATGGTTGAGAGAAGAAGGGAAGCTCGCGCTAAGTGACGGGCATATCTTTGGAGATGAGGGAGCAGGTTTTGCACGAATTAATGTTGCCTGTCCTCGTGAAAATGTTGATGAAGGCCTGCGTCGTTTAAAAAATGCTTATGATAATATATAA
- a CDS encoding sporulation histidine kinase inhibitor Sda, translated as MHYISDGVLMEAYEKAVELNLDGEFIEILRSEMIRRGLALPSSAQYDYVQAGR; from the coding sequence ATGCATTACATTAGTGACGGGGTGTTGATGGAAGCATATGAAAAAGCAGTAGAATTAAATTTGGATGGAGAATTTATTGAAATTCTTCGCTCTGAAATGATCCGCCGAGGACTTGCTTTACCATCTTCTGCCCAATATGATTATGTACAAGCAGGTAGATAA
- a CDS encoding DUF4083 family protein, with amino-acid sequence MQLKYKSSNKIEEKLDRIIELLEKEK; translated from the coding sequence ATTCAACTAAAATATAAAAGCTCTAATAAAATTGAGGAAAAGCTTGATAGAATCATTGAACTCTTAGAAAAAGAAAAATAA
- a CDS encoding nitroreductase family protein, producing MSIIEALQARRAIRSFEPREIEQEKIEQLLKAATLAPNDRMREPWSFFVIQGEAKKRYEEVTYEYLQERFPTKPKLVESSLAAVRKTPVMIIVTSDIASTEADTKDNEYAVSCAIHSMWLAAQELDLGFVWRTRGVGLVHDNRSYEFIGAPEGKKVIGTICLGYPDEKELKDKKEKKRTSFKDKTVWL from the coding sequence ATGAGTATCATAGAGGCATTGCAAGCTAGAAGAGCTATTCGAAGCTTCGAACCTCGGGAAATCGAACAAGAAAAGATAGAACAATTGCTGAAAGCAGCGACGCTTGCTCCCAATGATCGTATGAGAGAGCCTTGGAGTTTCTTTGTTATACAAGGGGAAGCAAAAAAAAGATATGAAGAAGTAACCTATGAGTATTTACAAGAGCGTTTTCCGACGAAACCGAAATTAGTAGAAAGTTCTTTGGCAGCTGTAAGAAAAACTCCGGTTATGATTATAGTGACTTCTGATATTGCCTCAACAGAAGCTGATACAAAGGACAATGAATACGCTGTGAGCTGTGCCATCCACTCCATGTGGTTAGCCGCCCAGGAATTAGACCTTGGATTTGTTTGGAGAACGAGAGGAGTAGGACTTGTCCATGATAATCGGTCGTATGAGTTTATAGGGGCCCCTGAAGGTAAGAAGGTGATTGGAACGATTTGTTTAGGTTATCCAGATGAAAAGGAATTGAAAGACAAAAAAGAGAAAAAAAGAACTTCCTTTAAAGACAAAACAGTATGGCTTTAG
- a CDS encoding ABC transporter ATP-binding protein — protein MSLLELVQVTKEFPFRPRKHLWWKKAGRFQAVKQVSLQLNQGECLGVVGESGSGKSTLAKLIMNLVPVTKGDILLNGCSIRQMKDLEVFKRMQLVLQDSHSALHPKMSVREIIQEPLLNFFPGENIKREATCLQLMEMAGIDKNLLDRRPYQLSGGQKQRVCIARALAVKPDVIIFDESIASIDQEAQQSILNRLKYIQAQENVAYLFITHDIETLKEFCQRVAVMYEGEIIDIFEEWKISQLTHPYSRLLLETSEETEIKIAQES, from the coding sequence ATGAGCCTGCTAGAACTCGTTCAAGTGACAAAGGAATTTCCATTTAGGCCAAGAAAGCACTTATGGTGGAAAAAAGCAGGGCGGTTTCAGGCAGTAAAGCAGGTGTCACTTCAATTGAATCAAGGAGAGTGTCTTGGGGTTGTCGGGGAAAGCGGCAGTGGGAAAAGCACGCTGGCAAAACTAATCATGAACCTAGTACCTGTTACTAAAGGTGATATTCTTCTAAACGGCTGCTCAATTAGACAAATGAAAGACTTGGAAGTTTTTAAACGAATGCAGCTTGTGCTGCAAGACTCACATTCAGCACTTCACCCTAAAATGAGCGTTCGAGAAATTATCCAAGAGCCGCTTCTTAATTTTTTTCCCGGTGAAAACATAAAACGGGAAGCAACATGCTTGCAGCTAATGGAAATGGCCGGTATAGATAAAAATCTGTTAGATCGACGTCCCTATCAGCTGAGCGGCGGGCAAAAGCAGCGAGTTTGTATCGCTCGAGCTCTTGCCGTCAAGCCCGACGTTATCATTTTCGATGAATCAATTGCAAGTATCGATCAAGAGGCTCAGCAATCCATCCTTAACCGGTTAAAGTACATTCAAGCACAAGAGAATGTGGCTTATTTATTCATCACTCATGATATAGAAACATTGAAAGAATTTTGTCAACGGGTTGCGGTAATGTATGAAGGGGAAATCATAGATATCTTTGAAGAATGGAAAATTAGTCAGCTGACGCACCCATACTCACGCTTATTGTTAGAAACATCTGAGGAAACAGAAATTAAAATAGCCCAAGAAAGTTAA
- a CDS encoding ABC transporter ATP-binding protein produces the protein MFHLHPLLQVDQLEISHYKDGEFQPLVRDVSFQIQAGEMVALTGPSGCGKSLTAQAIVGLLGKRLDVTGGKIMYQQQNVVPFNDRQWKRLRRHEIALLIQDSLNGLNPIRTIKKQMAETICQKRKWNRKDILLRLHTFLHEVGFSDPAHILRTYPFELSGGMRQRVLLAMMLSLEPKVIIADEPTTSLDIINREKVLSLIKKLQYDYSLTVLLISHDQKSVRKYADRILEMRIEGVTS, from the coding sequence ATGTTCCACCTCCATCCACTACTGCAAGTAGATCAGCTCGAGATTTCTCATTACAAAGATGGTGAGTTTCAACCACTGGTGCGCGATGTTTCATTTCAAATTCAGGCTGGTGAGATGGTCGCACTCACCGGACCAAGCGGATGCGGAAAAAGCTTAACAGCACAGGCGATCGTTGGTCTGCTCGGAAAAAGGCTAGATGTAACGGGCGGGAAGATTATGTATCAGCAGCAAAACGTAGTTCCGTTTAATGATAGACAGTGGAAACGGCTTCGTCGTCATGAGATTGCGCTTTTAATTCAAGATTCGCTGAATGGCTTAAATCCGATCCGCACAATTAAAAAGCAAATGGCAGAAACGATCTGCCAAAAACGAAAATGGAACCGAAAAGACATTCTATTACGGCTCCATACCTTTCTTCATGAAGTGGGATTTAGCGATCCTGCCCATATTTTACGGACCTATCCGTTTGAATTAAGCGGTGGGATGAGACAGCGGGTACTACTGGCCATGATGCTGAGTCTTGAACCAAAAGTCATTATTGCTGACGAACCAACTACCTCTCTTGATATTATTAACAGAGAAAAGGTATTGTCGCTAATAAAGAAGCTTCAGTACGACTATTCACTGACTGTTTTGCTCATTTCTCATGATCAAAAGAGCGTGAGGAAGTATGCAGACCGTATACTAGAAATGCGTATAGAAGGGGTGACATCATGA
- the nikC gene encoding nickel transporter permease has product MFHRKISELKGSSLWLGALGILFILLTGLFAPWIAPHDPLAVDTSNRLSSPGLTYPFGTDHLGRCVLSRIIYGIRVTVISAFCILLITAAISIPIALISGYIRGNTDHIIMRMIDGMLAIPDFVLTIAIVGMLGPSFINMIIAIVMVRWADYVRFIRSLVIKERQEDYILYARMTGNSHIRILSRYILPQILSRVLVFAALDLGRIVLLIAGLSFLGVGVQPPTPEWGVMLQDATGYFQVAPHVMIFPGMVVVMFVLACQLISDRFNEPVMKEG; this is encoded by the coding sequence ATGTTTCACCGAAAAATCTCAGAACTGAAGGGCAGCAGCCTGTGGCTAGGAGCTTTAGGGATTCTTTTCATTTTGTTAACAGGCCTGTTTGCTCCTTGGATTGCCCCTCATGATCCGCTTGCCGTGGATACGTCTAACCGATTGTCATCCCCTGGACTTACCTATCCGTTTGGCACCGATCACCTCGGGCGTTGTGTGCTCTCCCGAATCATATATGGGATCCGCGTCACAGTCATATCTGCTTTTTGTATCTTACTTATCACGGCGGCCATCAGTATCCCCATTGCTCTTATTTCGGGATACATTCGGGGAAATACGGATCATATTATCATGCGAATGATCGACGGTATGTTAGCAATACCGGATTTTGTATTGACCATTGCGATTGTCGGAATGCTTGGGCCTAGTTTTATAAACATGATTATTGCCATTGTAATGGTACGCTGGGCAGACTATGTTCGGTTTATTCGCAGCTTAGTGATAAAAGAGAGACAGGAAGACTATATCTTGTATGCGAGAATGACGGGAAATTCTCATATTCGCATTCTTTCTCGGTACATACTGCCGCAAATTTTGTCGAGGGTATTGGTGTTTGCAGCTCTTGATTTAGGCAGAATCGTACTCTTGATTGCAGGGCTTTCTTTTTTAGGCGTAGGTGTGCAGCCGCCGACTCCGGAGTGGGGCGTGATGCTGCAGGATGCGACCGGATACTTTCAAGTAGCACCTCACGTCATGATTTTTCCAGGAATGGTTGTCGTTATGTTTGTGCTTGCCTGCCAGCTCATAAGCGACCGATTTAATGAACCGGTTATGAAAGAGGGGTAG
- the nikB gene encoding nickel ABC transporter permease — protein MRLIYFLGDRFLQLIIVVFTVSTLTFLLLRLTPGDPAYILLHANDMPVSETAIDALREDLGLTAPLWVQYGQWLMNVFTWQWGDSYVSNEPVITELLSRFPATVELAAAGLLVMLAVTVGLGVLTAVFSNGWIDRTGRVLAIIGAAVPSFWLALLMIYFFSVKQGWFPTMGRGEWEHLVLPSLTLGLGIGAVYARVLRKNMLEMFNQNFVKASMARGLSKSHILMFQVFKHASMPIVTMLGTNFAFMLGGSIIVETIFNWPGLGSYIIEAINARDYPVIQGYVIFASILFVSIHILVDLIFFIIDPRLRT, from the coding sequence ATGAGACTTATATACTTTTTAGGAGATCGGTTTTTACAACTTATAATTGTGGTGTTTACGGTATCAACGCTTACGTTTCTTTTGCTGCGTCTCACACCTGGTGATCCCGCTTATATTTTACTCCATGCCAATGATATGCCCGTTTCCGAAACTGCAATAGATGCACTTAGAGAAGATCTAGGGCTGACAGCACCACTATGGGTACAATACGGCCAGTGGCTTATGAACGTTTTTACTTGGCAATGGGGTGACTCTTACGTGTCAAATGAACCGGTCATCACAGAGTTACTCAGCAGGTTTCCCGCCACGGTTGAACTAGCGGCAGCGGGACTGCTGGTTATGCTGGCGGTTACAGTGGGGCTCGGGGTGTTAACAGCTGTTTTTTCAAACGGGTGGATTGATCGAACGGGAAGAGTTCTAGCTATTATCGGGGCAGCTGTCCCTTCATTCTGGCTTGCTTTATTGATGATTTATTTTTTTTCCGTTAAGCAGGGATGGTTTCCGACAATGGGGCGAGGGGAGTGGGAACATCTCGTCTTGCCGTCTTTGACGCTCGGTCTAGGGATAGGAGCAGTTTACGCCCGGGTTTTGCGGAAAAACATGCTAGAAATGTTTAATCAAAACTTCGTCAAAGCTTCAATGGCCCGCGGATTGTCGAAAAGTCATATTCTGATGTTTCAAGTGTTTAAACACGCGAGTATGCCGATTGTGACTATGCTCGGTACAAATTTTGCCTTCATGCTAGGTGGAAGCATCATCGTTGAGACAATATTTAACTGGCCGGGTCTTGGAAGCTATATCATTGAAGCGATAAATGCCAGAGATTATCCTGTTATTCAAGGATACGTGATTTTTGCCTCGATTTTGTTTGTTTCGATTCATATTCTGGTTGATCTAATATTTTTTATTATTGATCCACGTTTGCGAACGTAG
- a CDS encoding ABC transporter substrate-binding protein yields the protein MKNAWNFIFIVISLLFMTACQNDSVSEEKNGSNEKAATNDERFTVAFTWSPANLDPHGRESWEVMRAGIAETLVRLDENLEPSPWLAKDWEQEDENTWIFELQENVTFHNGKKMNAENVKASLERSLDINQKTVDLLQLETIEVVDDNTLKMVTKEPNAALIPHLADPSTIIADVSTMKDDTTSPSLTGAFQVKEFHQDESLIVERFDEYWGKQALLSEIEIRFISEGETRLMALQSGEVHAATDIPIDNLPVLENDDDIEVLTTPSLRTHMMLYNLKSPFFKDLSHRKAVNASIPKEDIVQSVMMGKGTAANSPFADVLPFGEVAEEETQSIEEIMKKSDWNKNESGLWEKEGETVELTMLTFPQRPELTVMGEIIQNELLDQGISVHLRQVENIDEALSSEKWDIAMYSMLTTHTGDPQYFQNIFYHSSSSSNVSSYESEDMDRMIEEINRTTDVDKRNELAVRMQEQLNEDLPQSFIVYPDTVFAARSEVKEFTPHPIEYYYIHPLIDLE from the coding sequence ATGAAAAATGCATGGAATTTTATTTTTATTGTGATTAGCCTTCTGTTTATGACGGCTTGCCAAAACGATTCTGTTTCTGAGGAAAAAAACGGCTCTAATGAAAAGGCAGCAACGAATGATGAGAGGTTTACTGTGGCGTTTACATGGAGCCCGGCAAACCTGGACCCTCACGGAAGGGAAAGCTGGGAAGTCATGAGGGCTGGTATTGCTGAAACCCTTGTACGATTAGATGAAAATCTTGAGCCGTCGCCGTGGCTGGCAAAAGATTGGGAACAGGAAGATGAAAACACGTGGATTTTCGAATTGCAAGAAAACGTCACCTTCCATAACGGAAAGAAAATGAACGCCGAAAACGTGAAGGCTTCCCTGGAACGCTCGTTAGACATCAACCAAAAAACGGTCGATTTGCTTCAGTTAGAAACGATCGAAGTGGTGGATGATAATACGCTGAAGATGGTGACAAAAGAGCCGAACGCTGCTTTAATCCCGCATCTAGCTGACCCCTCCACCATCATTGCTGATGTTTCTACGATGAAAGACGATACTACCTCTCCGTCGCTTACTGGTGCTTTCCAGGTAAAAGAGTTTCATCAGGATGAGTCACTGATTGTCGAGCGATTTGACGAATACTGGGGAAAGCAGGCACTGCTATCCGAAATTGAAATTCGTTTTATTTCAGAGGGAGAAACGCGGTTAATGGCCTTGCAATCCGGCGAAGTACATGCAGCCACCGATATTCCGATAGATAATCTCCCGGTATTAGAAAACGACGATGATATAGAAGTGTTAACCACGCCATCGCTTCGTACTCACATGATGCTGTATAACCTGAAGTCACCGTTTTTTAAGGATTTGTCTCATCGAAAGGCCGTCAATGCTTCGATTCCAAAAGAGGATATTGTGCAGTCAGTCATGATGGGGAAAGGAACAGCGGCCAATAGCCCGTTTGCTGACGTTCTGCCATTTGGAGAAGTGGCAGAAGAAGAAACACAATCCATAGAAGAAATCATGAAAAAATCTGATTGGAATAAAAACGAATCAGGCTTGTGGGAAAAAGAAGGGGAGACTGTTGAATTGACTATGCTTACCTTTCCACAGCGGCCAGAGCTGACGGTTATGGGGGAAATTATACAAAATGAACTATTGGACCAAGGTATATCTGTCCATTTGAGGCAAGTGGAGAACATTGATGAGGCTCTTTCTTCAGAAAAGTGGGACATCGCCATGTACAGCATGTTGACTACTCATACTGGTGACCCCCAATATTTCCAGAATATCTTTTACCATTCGTCGAGCTCATCAAATGTGAGCAGCTACGAATCAGAGGATATGGATAGGATGATTGAGGAAATCAACCGAACGACAGACGTTGATAAGCGTAATGAATTGGCTGTGAGAATGCAGGAGCAGTTAAATGAGGATCTGCCACAGTCGTTTATTGTCTATCCAGATACAGTCTTTGCGGCTAGAAGTGAAGTGAAAGAATTTACCCCACACCCTATTGAATACTATTACATTCATCCTTTGATTGACTTGGAGTAA
- a CDS encoding DUF3995 domain-containing protein, with product MINFMLFMKGVITIKKNNDSRPQSKSKKWLFFTGFAAFAWSTLFGLVHIYWAAGGTAGFEGRTMSEELFVINLMTIVLCFIAAFIALALVQAWGRKFPSWLLLTLAWIACVVLGLRGGIGAIQSMLQVEPVPLLLIIVEPFFLLGGILFGLVAFLYIYTNSNGRIKKGME from the coding sequence TTGATAAATTTTATGTTGTTTATGAAAGGAGTTATTACAATTAAAAAGAATAATGATAGTCGTCCTCAAAGTAAATCAAAAAAATGGTTATTTTTTACTGGATTTGCAGCGTTTGCTTGGTCGACTCTTTTCGGATTAGTTCACATTTACTGGGCTGCAGGGGGCACTGCAGGATTTGAAGGGAGGACGATGAGTGAAGAGTTATTTGTGATTAATCTAATGACAATAGTGCTATGTTTTATTGCTGCTTTTATTGCTCTTGCACTTGTTCAAGCATGGGGAAGAAAGTTTCCATCTTGGTTGTTGCTCACTTTAGCATGGATTGCGTGTGTAGTATTGGGCCTGCGTGGGGGTATAGGAGCTATTCAAAGCATGCTGCAAGTAGAACCAGTTCCGTTACTATTAATTATTGTTGAACCGTTTTTCTTGTTAGGAGGTATTTTATTTGGACTTGTTGCTTTTCTTTACATTTATACTAACAGTAATGGGAGAATAAAAAAAGGAATGGAATGA
- a CDS encoding helix-turn-helix domain-containing protein yields the protein MAIIINIDVMLAKRKMSVTELSERVGITMANLSILKNGKAKAIRLSTLEAICQALECQPGDILEYRSDEETQN from the coding sequence ATGGCGATTATAATCAATATTGATGTGATGTTAGCTAAAAGGAAAATGAGCGTAACAGAACTTTCGGAGAGAGTTGGAATAACAATGGCTAACCTGTCTATATTGAAAAATGGAAAGGCAAAGGCGATTCGATTATCAACTTTAGAGGCGATTTGTCAAGCTTTAGAATGTCAACCCGGTGATATTTTAGAATACCGAAGTGATGAAGAAACCCAAAATTAA
- a CDS encoding DUF2975 domain-containing protein: MKQGSTLFLRLAVFLIGTPVLALCIFGLPWLANNPINPDYAHILYPILIIMYVSVIPFFVALYQAFRLLSYIDKNKAFSNISVRALKKIKYCAIIISGLYVAGLPFFYIFAQLDDAPGLVIIGMIPIFASVVIAVFAAVLQRLLQEAIDIKSENDLIV; the protein is encoded by the coding sequence ATGAAACAAGGGTCAACACTCTTTTTAAGATTGGCTGTTTTTCTAATTGGAACTCCAGTTCTTGCTTTATGTATATTTGGCTTACCTTGGTTAGCGAATAACCCAATAAATCCAGATTATGCCCATATACTATATCCCATTTTAATCATTATGTATGTATCAGTGATACCGTTTTTCGTTGCGTTGTATCAGGCGTTCCGACTTCTAAGCTATATTGATAAGAACAAAGCGTTCTCTAATATTTCTGTAAGAGCTTTAAAGAAAATAAAATACTGTGCAATCATAATCAGCGGTTTGTATGTGGCAGGTTTGCCTTTCTTCTATATCTTTGCACAGTTAGACGATGCCCCAGGTCTTGTGATAATCGGAATGATTCCAATTTTTGCTTCGGTGGTTATAGCTGTCTTTGCTGCTGTTCTTCAAAGGCTTTTACAAGAAGCGATTGATATAAAATCAGAAAATGACTTAATAGTCTGA
- a CDS encoding ArsR/SmtB family transcription factor, protein MNVQTFSALAEPNRLAIVDLLLDEPLPVGEIAEKLNLNQPQTSKHLRVLSEAGLVEVQPITNRRIYKLRPEPFQELDKWLDSYRRVWEARMDRLDDYLNVLQGKKPLN, encoded by the coding sequence ATGAATGTACAAACATTTAGTGCACTAGCAGAACCCAATCGTCTTGCTATCGTCGATCTTCTTCTTGACGAACCGCTTCCAGTAGGGGAAATTGCGGAGAAGCTAAACCTAAACCAACCCCAAACTTCGAAGCACCTTCGCGTTTTAAGCGAAGCTGGTCTTGTCGAGGTTCAGCCGATAACTAATCGTCGAATATATAAGCTAAGACCAGAACCGTTTCAAGAGTTGGATAAGTGGCTTGACTCCTACCGTCGAGTGTGGGAAGCGCGGATGGATCGGTTGGACGATTATCTCAATGTATTACAAGGAAAAAAACCACTTAATTAA